A section of the Rhipicephalus sanguineus isolate Rsan-2018 chromosome 11, BIME_Rsan_1.4, whole genome shotgun sequence genome encodes:
- the LOC119373852 gene encoding protein-cysteine N-palmitoyltransferase HHAT: MSSGASRLPKRTPLFWSIIREPSGTVPTVLSKSSWCRSSTLSYSFLFVSFTFGWEVALAFVAQHAAFYVTATLHSTALCYVVALVIHCLKFFITFDPFVYLYPKYGLMPYRAAFVAFHWNILRGLSFSVDCVQAEQRKNTGDNKRRWPPYWKTLGYLLYMPMVYMGPPQKYNDFIEQSEKPKPSCTPREITIAVARILRHGGHFLLMEIMAHFFYSSAMAEWAWMGERLDYASLLGYALSLEFNYYVTYLFNYGFPGALAKAEGIEIPGTAPCIARLHRCSQFWRYFDRGMHLFIRRYVYEPVLGGKRTAFRLVVSTAIAFTFTSTWHSFYSHNLVWCALSALGICLEVITIEIRKWAPIKKFEGRYLASPERMRMAKCLLGSPHFLLTMCACIFHLAEADVCFVIVRRIVTGFPFPIVPVLVAVYSGCHVALDVAEWEASAKQKRASP; encoded by the exons ACGCCTTTATTTTGGAGCATTATCCGAGAGCCTTCAGGAACAGTCCCTACGGTCTTAAGCAAAAGCAG CTGGTGCCGGTCTTCTACGCTGTCCTACTCCTTCCTGTTCGTGAGCTTCACCTTCGGCTGGGAGGTGGCGCTGGCGTTCGTGGCGCAACACGCAGCGTTCTACGTCACGGCCACGCTGCACAGCACAGCACTCTGCTACGTGGTCGCCCTCGTGATCCACTGCCTGAAGTTCTTTATCACGTTTGATCCATTCGTC TACCTGTATCCCAAGTACGGCCTGATGCCCTACAGGGCCGCATTCGTCGCCTTTCACTGGAACATCCTGCGTGGCCTCAGCTTCAGCGTGGACTGCGTTCAAGCCGAGCAGCGCAAGAACACTGGGGACAACAAGCGCAGGTGGCCGCCCTACTGGAAGACGTTGGGATACCTGTTGTACATGCCAATGGTCTACATGGGACCGCCGCAGAAGTACAACGACTTTATAGAGCAG TCGGAGAAGCCGAAGCCAAGCTGCACGCCGCGCGAGATCACCATCGCCGTTGCGAGGATTCTGCGGCATGGCGGCCACTTCCTCCTGATGGAAATCATGGCCCACTTCTTCTACAG TTCAGCGATGGCCGAGTGGGCTTGGATGGGCGAAAGACTGGACTACGCCAGCCTTCTCGGCTACGCTCTCTCCCTGGAATTCAACTACTACGTCACCTACTTGTTCAACTACGGCTTCCCAGGCGCCCTGGCCAAGGCCGAAGGCATCGAGATCCCGGGCACCGCCCCCTGCATAGCCAGATTGCATCGGTGCTCGCAGTTTTGGAG atacttCGACCGTGGCATGCACTTGTTTATTCGAAG GTACGTGTACGAGCCCGTGCTAGGTGGCAAACGGACCGCCTTCCGTTTGGTGGTGAGCACGGCGATTGCCTTCACCTTCACCAGCACCTGGCACAGCTTCTACTCGCACAACCTCGTCTGGTGCGCCCTCAGTGCACTCGGTATCTGCCTCGAAGTCATCACCATCGAGATCAGGAAGTGGGCACCCATCAAGAAGTTTGAG GGCCGCTACCTCGCGTCACCTGAGCGCATGCGAATGGCCAAGTGCTTGTTGGGCTCTCCGCACTTCCTGCTCACAATGTGCGCCTGCATCTTCCACTTGGCGGAAGCGGACGTGTGCTTCGTCATCGTGAGAAGAATCGTAACCG GTTTTCCTTTTCCCATCGTTCCCGTCTTGGTGGCCGTCTACAGTGGCTGCCATGTTGCCCTGGACGTGGCTGAGTGGGAAGCATCGGCTAAGCAGAAACGTGCCTCACCGTGA